The following proteins are encoded in a genomic region of Pyricularia oryzae 70-15 chromosome 6, whole genome shotgun sequence:
- a CDS encoding C6 transcription factor produces the protein MASSASPSSPPESSSVRPIACNACRQRRSQCSKERPKCKRCREADIECIYEEARKITVNESYLRDLEAKARAFEETLQNPDTKGSASVPKKGPSVSNTENDEEITEGNALLEDFGHLGVEGGPASPSLSGSVKGGGFKGPGHSDLFLRSMITTLRAPRSMGKLAGVRSGVRYPDDVSLDLNHNLYEPGLLAPRRLAVWSSIRLPPIETARRYYAAQYTYIGTIFSFTDPTEFEKSLTRAYQSSGPDLCDPQACLEYAKILVILAFGQLYSVNQWIDFKGPPGFDYFTHALQLLPDVHEEGSILCVETLSLIGYFMQNMNRRDAAFLYIGMALRMAISLGLHQEVPDATLTEEDREHRRRVWWSVYSLDRILSVKAGNPITIQDEDIGVKPPSKLASEPEYCPAVVLRHYTELSRILGEVNKHVFRKGTHKSGTMLMASVKDIMRSLSKWHRELPDQLRFDPARLAISRESVSTLVHYYQCINMTARPLLFHVVQKRLQSGGPRSKDWKQGLSQTTVGVIETCVNAAQDSIKIMSIAAQRDLVATYGYMDSEHIFSAAIVLLMVCFAFPPDERNMQAMSMGLNLLKGMAERGNSYIGARYQLLHHLRSIIDPPSSAAPSLRHNRRHEKAKLRRRSTSNHATIVGLEAMYNASPQMIPSSPPVQSVSGYQKARGSFSGVSMSPQGQAMLPSFVTPNTGLSRDNMGFGQTPFADAPSAYHQPQQDATPAPQMMDHFSGVGGGGSYMPGLRLGDMDDMFIDVNMNNLSGDDDFGLWEAGFADPSAYDLAQLTQAAQMAVDQGVDDEGSCSEKSPGTGVNMNMEL, from the exons ATGGCATCCTCTGCTTCGCCGTCGTCACCACCTGAATCCAGCTCAGTAAGACCCATAGC GTGCAATGCATGTCGGCAACGCCGCTCCCAATGCTCAAAGGAGCGGCCAAAATGCAAGCGTTGTCGTGAGGCCGACATTGAATGCATCTATGAAGAGGCCCGCAAGATCACTGTCAATGAGAG CTACTTGAGAGATCTGGAAGCAAAGGCCAGGGCTTTTGAGGAAACACTTCAAAATCCAGACACAAAGGGCTCGGCTTCGGTCCCCAAGAAGGGACCCTCGGTGTCAAACACGGAAAACGATGAAGAAATAACAGAAGGCAATGCACTGTTGGAGGATTTCGGCCACCTCGGTGTCGAGGGAGGGCCCGCATCCCCTAGCCTGTCGGGCAGCGTCAAGGGCGGCGGGTTCAAGGGACCAGGCCACTCGGACCTGTTTCTCCGCAGCATGATTACGACTCTGAGAGCACCCAGAAGTATGGGCAAACTCGCCGGCGTCCGATCTGGCGTTAGATACCCCGACGATGTCAGCCTCGATCTGAACCACAACCTCTACGAGCCGGGCCTACTGGCTCCCAGGCGGCTAGCCGTCTGGAGCAGCATACGCCTGCCTCCAATAGAGACGGCCAGGCGGTACTACGCTGCGCAATACACGTACATCGGCACCATATTCTCCTTTACAGACCCGACCGAATTCGAAAAGTCCCTGACTAGGGCATATCAGAGCTCGGGGCCGGACCTCTGTGACCCGCAAGCTTGCCTCGAGTATGCCAAGATCCTCGTCATACTCGCCTTTGGCCAGCTCTACTCGGTCAACCAGTGGATAGATTTCAAGGGCCCGCCGGGTTTCGACTACTTTACACACGCGCTACAGTTGCTACCCGACGTGCATGAAGAGGGATCCATCCTCTGCGTCGAGACGCTGTCTCTGATAGGCTATTTTATGCAAAACATGAACCGTCGCGACGCGGCGTTTCTGTACATCGGCATGGCCCTGCGCATGGCCATCTCGCTCGGTCTGCACCAGGAGGTGCCCGACGCGACCCTCACCGAGGAGGACCGCGAGCATCGCCGACGTGTGTGGTGGAGCGTGTACAGCCTCGACAGGATCCTGTCCGTCAAGGCCGGCAACCCCATAACGATACAGGACGAGGACATTGGCGTCAAGCCGCCGTCGAAACTCGCCTCTGAGCCCGAGTACTGCCCGGCCGTTGTGCTCCGCCACTATACGGAACTGTCCAGGATCCTGGGCGAGGTCAACAAACACGTCTTCCGAAAGGGGACGCATAAATCCGGCACGATGCTGATGGCCTCAGTCAAGGACATCATGCGGTCGCTGTCAAAGTGGCACCGTGAGCTTCCAGACCAGCTGAGGTTTGACCCGGCGAGGCTGGCCATATCCAGGGAGTCGGTCTCGACCCTGGTGCATTACTACCAGTGCATCAACATGACCGCCAGGCCTCTGCTCTTCCACGTGGTGCAGAAGCGGCTCCAGTCAGGCGGCCCCCGGTCGAAAGATTGGAAGCAGGGCCTGTCGCAGACGACCGTCGGGGTCATTGAGACGTGCGTCAACGCCGCGCAGGACTCGATCAAGATCATGAGCATCGCTGCGCAGCGGGACCTGGTCGCCACCTATGGCTACATGGACAGCGAGCACATATTCTCCGCGGCCATCGTGCTCCTGATGGTGTGCTTTGCCTTCCCGCCGGACGAGAGGAACATGCAGGCCATGAGCATGGGGTTGAACCTGCTCAAGGGGATGGCGGAGCGGGGGAACAGCTACATCGGGGCGAGGTATCAGCTGCTGCATCATTTGCGCTCCATCATCGACCCCCCGTCCTCTGCTGCACCAAGTCTCAGGCATAATCGACGGCATGAAAAGGCAAAGCTGAGGAGGAGGTCGACGAGTAATCATGCGACTATCGTTGGGCTGGAAGCCATGTATAATGCATCTCCCCAAATGATACCATCATCCCCGCCCGTCCAGTCCGTCTCGGGGTACCAAAAGGCTCGGGGTAGCTTCAGTGGTGTGTCGATGTCACCGCAGGGACAGGCCATGCTGCCGTCTTTTGTGACGCCCAACACTGGCCTGTCGCGGGACAATATGGGATTCGGGCAGACTCCATTCGCAGATGCACCGTCGGCTTATCACCAGCCGCAGCAAGACGCGACACCTGCACCACAAATGATGGACCACTTTTCTggagtcggcggcggcggcagctacATGCCGGGGCTCCGGCTGGGCGACATGGACGACAtgtttatcgacgtcaataTGAACAACCTCAGCGGAGACGACGACTTTGGGCTCTGGGAGGCGGGGTTTGCCGATCCGTCGGCATACGACCTGGCGCAGCTGACGCAGGCGGCGCAGATGGCTGTCGACCAAGGGGTCGACGACGAGGGTAGCTGCAGCGAAAAGTCGCCCGGGACCGGTGTCAACATGAATATGGAGCTGTAG